Proteins encoded within one genomic window of Cytophagales bacterium:
- a CDS encoding GPW/gp25 family protein, whose protein sequence is MSDEKSFLGRGWSFPPTFERGAGGVKMTEADEDIRESIWIILSTRPGERLMNPDFGCGIHDMVFEDINTTLKSRLKDTVERALVIYEPRIEVLEVEVHTDNKLEGLVNIDVSYNVRQTNTRSNIVYPFYFLEGTDLKN, encoded by the coding sequence ATGAGCGATGAAAAGTCATTTTTAGGTAGGGGATGGAGTTTTCCCCCTACGTTTGAAAGAGGTGCCGGAGGTGTGAAAATGACCGAAGCGGATGAGGATATTCGTGAGAGTATCTGGATCATCCTTTCTACCAGGCCTGGTGAAAGATTGATGAATCCGGATTTTGGATGCGGTATTCATGACATGGTTTTTGAAGACATCAATACCACACTAAAGAGCCGATTGAAAGATACGGTGGAGCGAGCATTGGTCATATATGAGCCCCGAATCGAGGTGCTGGAAGTAGAAGTTCATACGGATAATAAACTGGAAGGATTGGTCAATATAGATGTGTCGTACAATGTGCGGCAGACCAATACACGATCTAATATTGTCTATCCATTTTACTTTTTGGAAGGAACAGATCTTAAAAATTGA
- a CDS encoding PAAR domain-containing protein → MPPAARITDMHTCPMQTPAVPPIPHVGGPIIGPGAPTVLIGSMPAAVMGDSCVCVGPPDSIVKGSATVMIGGKPAARMGDTTAHGGSIVLGLPTVMIGG, encoded by the coding sequence ATGCCCCCAGCTGCGAGAATAACAGATATGCACACTTGCCCGATGCAAACCCCTGCGGTACCACCGATACCCCATGTAGGTGGCCCGATCATTGGACCAGGCGCTCCCACGGTATTGATAGGTAGCATGCCTGCTGCTGTCATGGGAGATTCCTGCGTGTGTGTAGGTCCGCCCGACTCCATTGTCAAAGGTTCGGCGACTGTCATGATAGGAGGAAAACCTGCCGCCAGAATGGGAGACACCACGGCACATGGGGGAAGTATTGTTTTGGGTTTACCCACGGTAATGATTGGAGGATGA
- the vgrG gene encoding type VI secretion system tip protein VgrG, translated as MANSPVEDLGDPFTYEIMVGGKNVATAFAIMHVEVNKEINQIPTATITIADGIPSQTDFPVSAGKEFLPGAEVEVKLGYESKNTSVYKGVIMKHMITSDDNGSSLVVECKDKLTKMTIGRKNAFFAKKKDSDIISSLVSDGGGSATVKATTYQHKNMMQFNATDWDFMLMRADANGMLVNVDGGKATVEPPDTSVSPEIKASFADGSIFDFEVEMNAEDQLEKASGYAWADGDQKLVDGAGKASLKMPGDVTPKKLAGVLGVSEFNMQSVGNMESADLKSWASAKLTRAQLASFTGRVTIVGSSKVVPGGMLELAGMGTHFNGNAFIRGVNHIVDDKWKTEVLLGMPADWYHESKPNVAAPPAGGLLPPVAGLQIGVVKSIEKDPDNNFRVEVKVPIMQQDKDTVWARLSTFYATNKSGAFFYPEVNDEVVLGFLNDDPRYPIILGSVHSSKLPPGETPEKKNETKAFISKEKIKITFDEKDKVLTLETPGGNSLAISDKDKGLALEDQNGNKIVMDNSGIEINSAKKLVLKSAQDTEITSSAKLTEKGTSGVSVSGMKIEQKADTTFSAQGSASAELKASGNVTVKGAMVMIN; from the coding sequence ATGGCTAATTCCCCAGTTGAAGATTTAGGCGACCCGTTTACCTATGAGATCATGGTCGGTGGCAAAAATGTGGCTACTGCTTTTGCGATAATGCATGTGGAAGTAAATAAGGAAATCAATCAGATCCCTACGGCTACTATTACAATCGCTGATGGAATTCCTTCACAAACGGACTTTCCTGTAAGTGCCGGAAAAGAGTTTTTGCCAGGAGCAGAAGTGGAAGTGAAGCTTGGCTATGAATCCAAAAATACTTCTGTTTATAAAGGAGTGATCATGAAGCATATGATCACTTCCGATGACAATGGTTCCAGCCTTGTAGTAGAGTGCAAAGACAAATTGACGAAAATGACCATTGGTCGTAAAAACGCTTTTTTCGCGAAGAAGAAAGACAGTGACATTATTTCTTCGTTGGTGTCTGACGGAGGAGGAAGTGCCACGGTGAAAGCAACGACCTACCAGCACAAAAACATGATGCAGTTCAATGCGACCGATTGGGATTTCATGTTGATGCGAGCAGATGCCAATGGCATGTTGGTCAATGTTGATGGAGGTAAAGCGACTGTCGAACCGCCAGATACCTCTGTTTCTCCTGAAATAAAGGCGTCGTTTGCCGATGGTTCGATTTTCGATTTCGAGGTGGAGATGAACGCAGAGGACCAATTGGAAAAAGCAAGTGGCTATGCCTGGGCAGATGGGGATCAAAAATTAGTGGATGGCGCCGGGAAAGCAAGTCTGAAAATGCCCGGTGATGTTACACCTAAAAAACTCGCTGGAGTATTGGGTGTAAGTGAATTTAACATGCAGTCCGTAGGGAACATGGAATCAGCAGACCTGAAGAGTTGGGCTTCTGCCAAGCTTACACGTGCGCAACTGGCTTCCTTTACCGGAAGGGTAACCATTGTTGGGTCTTCCAAAGTAGTTCCCGGAGGCATGTTAGAACTCGCTGGTATGGGAACACACTTCAATGGTAATGCATTTATCAGAGGGGTAAATCACATCGTTGATGACAAGTGGAAAACTGAAGTGCTACTGGGCATGCCTGCGGATTGGTATCATGAATCGAAACCAAACGTGGCTGCACCTCCGGCTGGTGGGCTCTTACCCCCGGTTGCGGGTTTGCAGATAGGCGTGGTGAAATCCATCGAAAAAGATCCCGACAATAATTTTCGGGTAGAAGTGAAAGTCCCGATCATGCAACAAGACAAAGACACAGTTTGGGCAAGACTTTCTACTTTTTATGCCACGAATAAATCAGGAGCTTTCTTTTATCCTGAGGTGAATGATGAAGTGGTACTTGGGTTTTTGAATGATGATCCTCGATATCCGATTATCCTCGGCTCAGTGCATAGTTCCAAACTACCTCCTGGAGAGACCCCCGAGAAAAAGAACGAAACCAAAGCATTCATTAGCAAAGAAAAGATCAAAATCACCTTTGATGAGAAGGACAAAGTATTGACTCTGGAGACACCTGGTGGAAACTCATTGGCAATCAGTGATAAGGACAAAGGACTCGCACTGGAGGATCAGAATGGGAATAAGATTGTGATGGACAACTCCGGTATTGAAATCAATAGCGCTAAAAAACTGGTATTAAAGTCCGCTCAGGATACGGAGATTACCTCCAGTGCCAAGTTGACGGAAAAGGGCACTTCTGGTGTTTCTGTAAGCGGAATGAAGATCGAGCAAAAAGCAGACACCACCTTTTCGGCTCAGGGTAGTGCTTCTGCAGAGCTCAAAGCATCTGGTAATGTGACGGTAAAAGGAGCCATGGTGATGATTAATTAA
- a CDS encoding endonuclease/exonuclease/phosphatase family protein, whose translation MKLRITFFLLLISAHMACLAQISVMTYNIRYDTPNDGENWWENRKQDVTDLILRYRPDFMGIQEGLDHQVTYLDQILEEYAFVGIGRDGAGITSEYTAIFFDTTKYKLIESKTFWLSPTPDQVSRGWDAALNRITTYARFEARASAEQFHVFNAHFDHIGVEARERSAQLILEQISQWNLLDEQLIVMGDFNSTPESKPIKTFNESLVDTRLVSGNRSFGPEGTFNAFDKDAELTDRIDFVFVKNIKVLRQRHIDDLRPNMLWPSDHLPVFSELEKLKSRP comes from the coding sequence ATGAAACTGCGGATCACTTTCTTCCTGCTTCTTATTTCAGCTCATATGGCCTGCCTTGCTCAGATTAGTGTCATGACTTACAACATTCGATATGACACTCCTAATGATGGCGAAAACTGGTGGGAAAACAGAAAGCAGGATGTGACCGATTTGATCCTTCGCTATCGTCCGGACTTCATGGGCATTCAGGAAGGACTCGACCATCAGGTAACTTATCTGGACCAGATTTTAGAGGAGTATGCATTTGTAGGAATTGGACGTGATGGAGCAGGTATCACCAGCGAATATACCGCCATCTTTTTCGACACGACTAAATACAAATTGATTGAATCAAAAACCTTCTGGCTCTCTCCTACCCCTGATCAAGTATCGCGTGGTTGGGACGCAGCGCTCAACAGGATTACTACCTATGCTAGATTTGAAGCACGAGCTTCAGCAGAACAATTTCACGTTTTTAATGCCCACTTTGATCACATAGGAGTAGAGGCCAGAGAAAGATCTGCTCAATTGATTCTGGAGCAAATCAGCCAATGGAACCTGCTCGATGAACAACTCATTGTCATGGGAGATTTCAATAGTACACCTGAGAGCAAACCCATCAAAACTTTTAATGAATCTCTTGTTGATACTCGTCTCGTTTCAGGCAATAGATCATTCGGTCCGGAAGGCACATTCAATGCCTTTGATAAGGATGCAGAACTGACAGACAGAATTGACTTTGTCTTTGTCAAGAACATCAAGGTGCTCCGACAAAGACATATTGACGACTTGCGACCAAATATGCTTTGGCCTTCTGATCATTTACCCGTCTTCTCCGAACTGGAAAAACTAAAAAGCCGCCCCTAG
- a CDS encoding phage tail sheath C-terminal domain-containing protein, with protein MAVSYKTPGVYIEEKNAFPNSVVAVATAVPAFIGYTQKAEKLGKVVTNKPIRVTSLVEFEQFFGGAPDYQFSVVPKEDQDKDVFPLGTARDEYKIQWTGGVFRLYNCIRLFYQNGGGTCWIVSVGDYSGDVAKDPMMEAVGKLADEPEPTMVLCPDALTLEPGDCYSIYTTILAHCKKEQSRIGVFDVPKLDQEVAFDPREKINDFRNGIGANFLDYGAAYFPWLETNVVSDREITMLNFDDTLDPLITPAEPAELNAAIARELKTAAVEGSPGKYKVFLEKDGGEEEAEVEEAGLLAAEARLRGISSVYKSLIVKEAVKKINLLPPASAMAGLYTAVDNTRGVWKAPANVSLNSVLEPNININNDLNDDLNMPLNGKAVNAIRSFPGQGVIVWGARTLDGNSQDWRYINVRRTMIFLEMSIKAAARAYVFEPNDANTWILLQGMISNFLNNVWKAGALFGSTPGEAYDVQVGLGTTMTANDILDGYMRVTVRVAVVRPAEFIVITFQQKMAEA; from the coding sequence ATGGCTGTATCATACAAAACGCCTGGCGTTTATATTGAAGAGAAAAATGCCTTTCCTAATTCCGTCGTAGCAGTCGCTACTGCGGTACCGGCATTTATCGGCTATACCCAGAAAGCAGAAAAACTGGGTAAAGTAGTTACTAACAAGCCCATCAGGGTTACTTCACTCGTGGAGTTTGAGCAATTCTTTGGAGGAGCACCGGATTATCAGTTTTCGGTAGTGCCTAAAGAAGATCAGGATAAAGATGTATTTCCGCTGGGTACGGCTCGCGATGAATACAAGATCCAGTGGACTGGAGGTGTTTTCCGTTTGTACAATTGTATTCGTCTGTTTTATCAAAATGGAGGTGGTACTTGTTGGATCGTTTCTGTGGGAGATTATTCCGGGGATGTTGCGAAGGATCCTATGATGGAGGCTGTGGGTAAGTTGGCCGACGAGCCAGAACCAACCATGGTGCTTTGCCCGGATGCTTTGACTTTGGAGCCTGGTGATTGCTACAGTATCTACACCACTATTCTGGCGCATTGCAAAAAAGAACAAAGCCGCATTGGCGTATTTGATGTGCCTAAACTGGATCAGGAAGTGGCTTTTGATCCCAGAGAGAAAATCAATGATTTCCGAAATGGTATTGGTGCCAATTTCCTGGATTACGGTGCGGCTTATTTCCCCTGGTTGGAAACCAATGTCGTGTCGGATCGAGAGATCACTATGCTCAATTTTGATGATACACTGGATCCGCTGATCACTCCAGCTGAGCCCGCTGAACTCAATGCAGCCATCGCAAGAGAGTTGAAGACAGCAGCCGTTGAAGGATCTCCAGGTAAGTACAAAGTATTCCTGGAAAAAGACGGGGGCGAAGAAGAGGCCGAAGTTGAAGAAGCTGGCCTCTTGGCAGCAGAAGCTCGTTTGAGAGGAATCTCTTCCGTTTATAAGAGCTTGATCGTCAAAGAAGCAGTTAAAAAGATCAACTTATTGCCTCCTGCTTCAGCAATGGCTGGACTGTACACAGCAGTTGACAATACCAGAGGGGTGTGGAAGGCACCTGCGAATGTGAGCTTAAACTCTGTTCTAGAGCCTAATATCAATATCAATAATGACCTGAATGATGATCTGAACATGCCATTGAATGGTAAAGCGGTCAATGCGATCCGCTCGTTCCCTGGTCAGGGTGTGATTGTTTGGGGAGCCAGAACTTTGGATGGCAACAGCCAGGATTGGAGATACATCAACGTTCGTCGTACGATGATCTTCCTGGAAATGTCCATCAAAGCAGCGGCCAGAGCGTACGTCTTTGAACCAAATGATGCCAATACATGGATCTTGCTTCAGGGTATGATCTCGAACTTCCTCAATAATGTTTGGAAAGCGGGTGCGCTATTTGGATCTACCCCAGGCGAAGCCTATGATGTTCAGGTTGGTTTAGGAACTACAATGACTGCCAACGACATTCTCGATGGATACATGAGAGTGACGGTAAGAGTAGCTGTAGTACGACCTGCAGAATTCATTGTGATCACGTTCCAGCAGAAAATGGCTGAAGCTTAA
- a CDS encoding phage tail protein — protein sequence MITNILGQEYYPPVGFHFSVSVLDGLGALMALTSSVDNAFQEVSGVSVEFDTESVTEGGENRFIHKLPTRTKYPNLVLKRGLVTTVSSLSTWCMNSLQSNFDLEVEPKNIGVMLKDEKGLPSVCWFFVNAWPIKMQASDMNAMENKIMVETLEFSYQFYETVSLASLPSLIMRYA from the coding sequence ATGATCACCAATATCCTGGGACAAGAATACTATCCACCGGTAGGGTTCCATTTTTCCGTGAGTGTGCTCGATGGGTTGGGCGCCCTTATGGCGCTGACCAGCTCAGTTGATAATGCTTTTCAGGAAGTCTCCGGGGTTTCTGTTGAATTCGATACAGAATCTGTTACTGAGGGGGGAGAAAATAGATTTATACATAAACTTCCAACCCGGACCAAGTATCCAAACCTCGTTTTGAAGCGAGGTTTGGTTACTACTGTTTCCAGCCTGAGTACGTGGTGCATGAATTCACTGCAATCCAACTTTGATCTGGAAGTAGAGCCCAAAAACATCGGTGTGATGTTGAAGGATGAAAAAGGTCTGCCCTCCGTATGTTGGTTCTTTGTCAATGCCTGGCCAATCAAAATGCAAGCGTCTGATATGAATGCCATGGAAAACAAGATCATGGTGGAAACCCTGGAGTTTTCCTATCAATTTTATGAGACAGTTTCACTGGCATCACTTCCTTCGCTGATAATGAGATATGCTTGA
- a CDS encoding phage tail protein, which translates to MAGEAQSPRENMWPIPKFYFNVDMGSDSGLGEVPFQEVSGMDIESQIIEYRAGNDPRFSTAKMPGLVKSSNVTMKKGMFKDDNAFWEWYGKIKMNTIARTTITINLLDESGSPLMTWVLENAWPTKITVTDLKGDGNEVAIETIEIVHEGITQNGKGSLKP; encoded by the coding sequence ATGGCAGGAGAAGCTCAAAGCCCTAGAGAAAATATGTGGCCGATCCCTAAGTTCTACTTCAATGTAGACATGGGATCAGATAGTGGCCTCGGCGAAGTTCCTTTTCAGGAGGTTTCGGGAATGGACATAGAATCACAGATCATTGAGTACCGTGCCGGTAACGATCCACGGTTCAGCACGGCTAAAATGCCAGGATTGGTGAAGTCCAGCAACGTGACCATGAAGAAAGGCATGTTCAAAGACGACAATGCTTTCTGGGAGTGGTATGGTAAGATCAAGATGAACACCATCGCTAGAACGACCATCACCATCAATCTTTTGGATGAATCAGGCTCACCTTTGATGACCTGGGTGCTTGAAAATGCATGGCCTACTAAAATTACGGTAACGGATCTAAAAGGAGACGGTAATGAAGTAGCGATCGAAACCATTGAGATTGTGCATGAAGGCATTACTCAGAATGGAAAAGGTAGCTTGAAACCATAA
- a CDS encoding DUF4255 domain-containing protein, protein MILFSTIQFVRNKLNAYFRNTSRWAEDKAIVANVAGVQAGSDPEFSDKLLISLAHMNIEYSLFNQHGKVSNGEQFNRVPSPLTFNVDLLFSASANKYEESLKLLSDTIAFFQSNHFYDSSNSSGLPEGVQKLSLSVLDLDYHESSQLWSRLGAKYVPSVLYRMRLVVFDSAEVKEVVPSISSGRVSDN, encoded by the coding sequence TTGATACTTTTTTCAACGATACAATTTGTCAGGAACAAACTCAACGCCTATTTCCGAAATACCTCACGTTGGGCGGAAGATAAGGCGATTGTGGCTAATGTAGCGGGTGTCCAGGCGGGGAGTGATCCCGAATTTTCGGACAAACTGCTCATTTCCCTGGCCCATATGAACATTGAATATTCCCTGTTCAATCAACATGGAAAAGTTTCCAATGGCGAGCAGTTCAATCGAGTACCATCCCCATTGACCTTCAACGTAGATCTGCTGTTTTCGGCGAGTGCCAATAAGTACGAGGAATCACTGAAGTTGCTTTCGGATACGATTGCTTTCTTTCAATCCAATCATTTTTACGATTCCTCGAATAGCAGCGGATTGCCGGAGGGGGTGCAGAAGTTAAGCCTTTCAGTCCTTGACCTGGATTATCATGAATCAAGCCAGCTTTGGAGTAGACTGGGAGCCAAATATGTGCCCTCGGTTCTCTACCGAATGCGTCTTGTGGTATTTGATTCTGCAGAAGTCAAAGAGGTTGTACCATCTATTTCATCGGGGAGGGTGAGTGACAACTGA
- a CDS encoding contractile injection system tape measure protein — protein sequence MDYRIDKVKFDVDFYDKEDARDLQDKFFRICRNGLDRALEGVLEKYELSISIPSIELDLGDIAHRDLDNELLDLLVEKFEEALKDHLQDFHLHQSSEQFQFEALTLFLEKGLKHWSDVGKLSLLELFREVLKRSAGSLIRFMVNTRHKLTVVSRLVALIHEQDYSALIRKMRPAEASFILKFIEEVKEVNAIRAFSPATTGQQLDDWLRQLVLIDLIKTYGSAFNRRMFIERNLQGLAKQFNLSYLELLERFQQILNEDIPFNMTSTLPGIIKTISEKYQKEEAITEEEPFDKVLVFGSLIAINASLHQLLQEDFESVIEAYSGEVSVYLTRHTRTLDQVKSLVGKLKEPQLEKLIEVVEPDEHGYIQTYISGAKGIAHERLEFRSDQDMHAQIYQIVIAYLLIDRGTRFNQKAFLKYQLLEMSQATGIRYKEILHLLRESLELMGSHMSSGMLLFLKEFLSEEETKVIDEALSDEIAVDELELVKEYLKSGALPVHLRSQLHAPMTITIQELLADEQSRVDLFIFLEAEQAKMLEVMVDLKQSEFEVLIRIILMEHWALPEAKAEQFFQQLKRLERQVVYPVAYRKVVFQLLMSPTLKAGQFSQADVTTIHASEVSEMLVYQLQEYLSLPRILAHPDFENTLEFKGDRETSFSIARKRLLAAIEDTIQVSPPYEKEAIRRAFLKVQESDIETFTLLDHLKEAEVQYLFASLDKQHFQKLIEQLALGKWQALKKTLLLVVKGGGTQHQEVARFFAALVRQRNESISQVFIWINEQYTTLNLPDYYVAQIASQQQEIQAKLDLSLVETNEVRGHSEAHELLISLLNDHEADAAQKETVDTIFNQLLKKDPKTLFRLLHEISFSSVAVARYIDKLSTASIEHWIKYETGAGYQEFQSFTRNIEHFLLAVFKIDRSIHVDQNRLLAIRLMLANRVGHYAMNFDQVFRFYLQELAEHSAYKYQLVQKWLFQGLKRRYQQFSEVLEPNQLALLEEELKPPGEKSQYKEEETLELLEEPAEALSNLKVPNSGLVLIWPFFQRLFSMLGYLNEEFTFKSNVEKSRAVRLLHYICGFDWDEPEYNLTLNKILCGMPFSERMEPGLEITQEEADTAQQLLEGVIQNWDKLGQTSVVGFQQSFLQRDGFLEKEDESWKLKVEKSGIDVLIDHMPWSYASVILRWMPGAVYVEWR from the coding sequence GTGGATTATCGCATTGACAAGGTTAAGTTCGATGTGGACTTCTATGATAAGGAGGATGCGAGGGATCTTCAGGATAAGTTTTTCAGGATTTGCAGGAATGGCCTGGACCGGGCACTGGAAGGAGTATTAGAGAAATATGAACTGTCCATAAGTATTCCGAGCATAGAGTTGGACCTTGGAGATATAGCGCATCGTGACCTGGATAATGAGTTGCTGGACTTATTAGTTGAGAAATTTGAGGAGGCCTTAAAAGACCATTTGCAAGACTTTCATTTGCATCAGTCTTCAGAACAATTCCAATTTGAAGCACTCACCCTGTTCCTTGAAAAAGGATTGAAACATTGGAGCGATGTAGGAAAGTTGTCCCTGCTCGAGCTGTTCCGGGAAGTACTGAAGCGTTCGGCCGGTTCGCTGATTCGGTTCATGGTCAATACCAGACATAAGCTGACAGTGGTGTCACGTTTGGTCGCCCTCATTCATGAACAGGATTATTCGGCATTAATCAGGAAAATGAGACCTGCTGAGGCCAGTTTCATCCTTAAATTCATCGAAGAAGTAAAAGAAGTCAACGCGATCCGTGCTTTTTCACCAGCTACTACTGGTCAGCAGTTAGATGATTGGCTGCGGCAACTGGTGCTGATTGACCTGATCAAAACATATGGTTCTGCTTTCAATCGACGGATGTTCATTGAACGGAATTTACAGGGATTGGCAAAGCAATTCAACCTGTCCTATTTAGAATTGCTCGAACGTTTTCAGCAAATCCTGAACGAAGACATTCCTTTCAATATGACCAGTACCTTACCTGGAATCATAAAAACCATTTCTGAAAAGTATCAAAAGGAAGAAGCGATAACAGAAGAAGAACCATTTGATAAGGTACTCGTTTTTGGTTCGCTGATTGCCATCAATGCGTCGTTGCACCAGTTGCTACAGGAGGATTTTGAATCAGTCATTGAAGCGTATTCAGGTGAGGTGAGCGTTTATCTAACGAGGCATACACGAACCTTAGATCAGGTGAAATCGCTGGTAGGTAAACTAAAAGAGCCGCAGCTGGAGAAACTGATCGAGGTGGTGGAGCCTGACGAACACGGCTACATTCAAACCTACATTTCGGGGGCGAAAGGCATTGCGCACGAACGATTAGAATTCCGGTCTGATCAGGACATGCATGCACAGATTTATCAAATTGTGATAGCCTATCTGTTGATTGATCGGGGTACGAGGTTCAATCAAAAAGCATTCCTGAAGTACCAACTACTGGAGATGAGTCAGGCCACTGGCATCCGATACAAGGAAATTCTCCATTTGCTTCGTGAATCGCTTGAATTAATGGGGTCCCATATGAGTTCAGGGATGCTTTTATTTCTGAAAGAGTTTTTATCGGAAGAAGAAACAAAGGTTATTGATGAAGCGCTAAGTGATGAAATAGCCGTAGATGAACTGGAGTTAGTTAAAGAATACCTTAAATCAGGAGCACTTCCGGTCCATCTCAGGTCCCAGCTTCATGCTCCAATGACCATAACGATTCAGGAGTTGCTCGCAGATGAGCAATCCAGGGTGGATCTATTTATTTTTTTGGAAGCAGAGCAAGCCAAAATGCTTGAGGTCATGGTGGATCTGAAACAAAGCGAATTTGAGGTATTGATCCGCATTATTCTGATGGAACATTGGGCCTTGCCAGAAGCAAAGGCCGAGCAGTTTTTTCAGCAGTTGAAGAGGTTGGAACGTCAGGTGGTCTATCCGGTAGCCTATCGGAAAGTAGTCTTCCAATTGTTGATGAGTCCTACGTTAAAAGCTGGACAGTTCTCACAAGCGGATGTCACTACCATCCACGCATCTGAAGTTTCAGAAATGTTAGTCTACCAGCTTCAGGAATACCTGTCGCTACCACGGATCCTGGCGCACCCCGATTTTGAGAACACCCTTGAATTCAAAGGTGACCGGGAAACTTCCTTTTCCATTGCTCGAAAGCGATTGCTCGCGGCGATTGAGGACACCATACAAGTTTCGCCACCTTACGAAAAAGAAGCCATACGCCGTGCCTTTCTTAAGGTGCAGGAAAGTGATATCGAGACTTTTACCTTGCTTGATCATCTCAAAGAAGCCGAGGTGCAATACCTTTTTGCCAGTCTGGATAAACAGCACTTCCAAAAACTCATTGAGCAATTGGCGCTTGGCAAATGGCAGGCTTTAAAGAAGACATTATTACTCGTTGTAAAAGGAGGGGGAACTCAGCATCAGGAAGTAGCCCGTTTTTTTGCAGCACTTGTTCGGCAAAGGAATGAAAGTATTTCGCAGGTGTTTATTTGGATCAATGAGCAATACACTACACTCAATCTGCCTGATTATTACGTTGCACAAATCGCTAGCCAGCAACAAGAGATTCAAGCTAAGCTTGATTTATCCCTAGTTGAAACTAACGAGGTGCGAGGACATAGCGAAGCGCATGAATTATTGATTAGCCTATTAAATGATCATGAAGCAGATGCGGCTCAAAAAGAAACCGTCGATACGATTTTTAATCAGTTGCTCAAGAAAGATCCTAAGACATTGTTCAGGTTGTTGCATGAAATTTCGTTCAGTTCGGTTGCTGTTGCGCGTTATATTGATAAGTTGAGTACTGCTAGTATTGAGCATTGGATCAAGTACGAGACCGGAGCTGGTTATCAGGAGTTTCAATCTTTTACCAGGAATATTGAACATTTCCTACTGGCTGTCTTCAAAATTGATCGGTCCATTCATGTAGATCAAAACAGATTGTTGGCCATTCGATTGATGCTCGCCAATCGGGTAGGGCATTATGCCATGAATTTTGATCAGGTGTTCCGTTTCTATTTGCAGGAACTAGCGGAGCATTCGGCCTATAAATATCAGTTGGTTCAGAAGTGGTTGTTTCAGGGACTCAAGCGACGTTATCAGCAGTTCAGTGAAGTGCTGGAACCTAATCAACTTGCCTTGTTGGAGGAAGAGCTAAAACCACCAGGGGAGAAGTCACAATATAAGGAGGAGGAAACATTGGAACTTCTTGAAGAACCAGCAGAAGCCCTTTCCAATTTGAAGGTTCCCAATTCGGGATTGGTGTTGATCTGGCCCTTTTTTCAACGACTCTTTTCTATGCTGGGTTATCTGAACGAGGAATTTACATTCAAATCCAATGTTGAGAAAAGTCGAGCTGTGCGATTGTTGCACTACATCTGTGGGTTCGACTGGGATGAACCTGAATACAACCTGACTCTCAATAAAATTTTGTGCGGCATGCCCTTTTCTGAACGGATGGAGCCGGGTTTGGAAATCACCCAGGAAGAGGCAGATACCGCCCAGCAACTATTAGAAGGAGTGATCCAGAATTGGGATAAACTGGGTCAGACATCTGTTGTCGGATTTCAACAGTCCTTTTTACAAAGAGATGGTTTTCTCGAAAAGGAAGATGAAAGCTGGAAATTAAAAGTAGAAAAGAGTGGGATAGACGTCCTGATTGATCATATGCCCTGGTCCTACGCCTCTGTGATCCTAAGATGGATGCCCGGCGCAGTGTATGTGGAGTGGAGGTAG